From Pseudomonas vanderleydeniana, the proteins below share one genomic window:
- a CDS encoding Lon protease family protein gives MSDSVAASLRLAPEALTRPFSAEQFSFSTTNDLEPFRGVLGQERAVEALQFGVAMPRPGYNVFVMGEPGTGRFSFVKRYLKAEGKRLQTPSDWVYVNNFDEPREPRALELPAGEAGAFISDIGGLIDNLLATFPAVFEHPSYQQKKSGIDRSFNQRYDRALDVIERLALEKEVALYRDSSNIAFTPMSDGKALDEAEFSQLPEAERERFHTDIAELEERLNEELASLPQWKRESSNQLRQLNEETITLALQPLLAPLSEKYAENAAVCGYLQAMQVNLLRTVVEQLVDDSKTDAVARKLLEEQYAPSLVVGHPSSGGAPVVFEPHPTYDNLFGRIEYSTDQGALYTTYRQLRPGALHRANGGFLILEAEKMLSEPFVWDALKRALQSRKLKMESPLGELGRLATVTLTPQVIPLQLKVIIIGARHLYYTLQDLDPDFQEMFRVLVDFDEDIPMVDESLEQFAQLLKTRTSEEGMAPLTADAVARLATYSARLAEHQGRLSARIGDLFQLVSEADFIRHLAGDERTDAGHIERALKAKATRTGRVSARILDDMLAGIILIDTAGAAVGKCNGLTVLEVGDSAFGVPARISATVYPGGSGIVDIEREVNLGQPIHSKGVMILTGYLGSRYAQEFPLAISASIALEQSYGYVDGDSASLGEACTLISALSKTPLKQCFAITGSINQFGEVQAVGGVNEKIEGFFRLCEARGLTGEQGAIIPQANVATLMLDEKVLQAVRAGLFHVYAVRQADEALSLLVGEPAGEPDAEGQFPEGSVNARVVERLRVIAEMISEDDLKEAEKEAAEQALVEVKPS, from the coding sequence ATGTCTGATTCTGTTGCTGCCAGCCTGCGTCTTGCGCCCGAAGCGCTGACTCGCCCTTTCTCCGCTGAACAGTTCAGCTTCTCCACCACCAACGATCTGGAGCCTTTTCGCGGTGTGCTCGGCCAGGAACGCGCGGTCGAAGCGTTGCAGTTCGGTGTGGCGATGCCACGCCCCGGTTACAACGTGTTTGTCATGGGCGAGCCGGGAACCGGTCGCTTCTCGTTCGTCAAACGTTACCTGAAGGCCGAAGGCAAGCGCCTGCAGACGCCCTCGGACTGGGTCTACGTCAACAATTTCGATGAGCCGCGCGAGCCGCGGGCGCTGGAGTTGCCTGCGGGCGAGGCCGGTGCATTCATCAGCGACATCGGAGGCCTGATCGACAACCTGCTGGCGACCTTTCCGGCCGTCTTCGAACACCCCTCCTACCAGCAGAAAAAGAGCGGCATCGACCGTTCCTTCAACCAGCGTTATGACCGCGCCCTGGATGTGATCGAGCGCCTGGCGCTGGAGAAGGAAGTCGCCCTGTATCGTGACAGCAGCAATATCGCCTTCACTCCGATGAGCGACGGCAAGGCGCTCGACGAGGCGGAGTTTTCCCAGTTGCCGGAGGCCGAGCGCGAGCGTTTTCACACCGACATCGCCGAACTCGAGGAGCGTCTCAACGAGGAGCTGGCCAGCCTGCCGCAATGGAAACGCGAGTCGAGCAATCAGCTGCGTCAGTTGAACGAGGAAACCATCACGCTGGCCCTGCAGCCGCTGCTGGCGCCTTTGTCGGAAAAGTACGCGGAAAACGCCGCCGTCTGCGGCTATCTGCAAGCCATGCAGGTCAACCTGCTGCGGACCGTGGTCGAGCAGTTGGTGGACGACAGCAAGACCGACGCCGTGGCGCGCAAGCTGCTCGAGGAGCAGTACGCCCCGAGCCTGGTGGTCGGCCATCCGTCCAGCGGTGGAGCACCGGTGGTGTTCGAACCGCATCCGACCTACGACAACCTGTTTGGCCGGATCGAATACAGCACCGACCAGGGCGCGCTGTACACCACCTACCGGCAACTGCGGCCGGGTGCGCTGCACCGGGCCAATGGCGGCTTCCTGATCCTTGAAGCCGAGAAGATGCTCAGCGAGCCGTTTGTCTGGGACGCGCTCAAGCGGGCCTTGCAGTCGCGCAAGCTGAAGATGGAATCGCCGCTGGGCGAACTGGGGCGCCTGGCCACGGTGACCCTGACGCCACAGGTGATCCCGTTGCAGCTCAAGGTCATCATCATCGGTGCGCGCCACCTGTACTACACCCTGCAGGACCTGGATCCGGACTTCCAGGAGATGTTCCGCGTCCTGGTGGACTTCGACGAAGACATCCCGATGGTCGACGAGAGCCTGGAGCAGTTCGCCCAGTTGCTCAAGACGCGCACTTCGGAGGAGGGCATGGCGCCCTTGACCGCCGATGCCGTCGCACGCCTGGCGACCTACAGCGCACGGCTCGCCGAGCACCAGGGGCGGTTGTCGGCGCGCATTGGCGACCTGTTCCAACTGGTCAGCGAGGCGGACTTCATCCGCCACCTGGCCGGTGACGAGCGCACCGATGCCGGTCATATCGAGCGCGCCCTGAAGGCCAAGGCCACGCGTACCGGCCGGGTGTCGGCGCGGATTCTCGACGACATGCTGGCGGGTATCATCCTGATCGATACCGCCGGCGCGGCGGTGGGCAAGTGCAACGGCCTGACGGTGCTGGAGGTCGGTGACTCGGCATTCGGCGTGCCGGCGCGGATTTCCGCCACGGTCTACCCGGGCGGTAGCGGCATCGTCGACATCGAGCGCGAGGTGAACCTTGGCCAGCCGATCCACTCCAAAGGGGTAATGATTCTCACCGGCTACCTGGGTAGCCGGTATGCCCAGGAGTTCCCGCTGGCGATTTCCGCGAGTATCGCTCTCGAGCAGTCCTACGGTTATGTCGACGGCGACAGCGCGTCCCTTGGCGAGGCCTGTACGTTGATCTCGGCCCTGTCGAAGACCCCGCTCAAGCAGTGCTTCGCCATTACCGGGTCGATCAACCAGTTCGGCGAGGTGCAGGCGGTCGGTGGGGTCAACGAGAAGATCGAGGGCTTTTTCCGACTCTGCGAAGCCCGTGGCCTGACCGGTGAGCAGGGCGCGATCATCCCGCAGGCCAACGTCGCGACGCTGATGCTCGACGAGAAGGTCTTGCAGGCGGTACGGGCGGGGTTGTTCCATGTGTATGCGGTGCGCCAGGCTGACGAGGCGCTGAGCCTGCTGGTCGGCGAGCCTGCCGGTGAGCCGGACGCCGAAGGCCAGTTCCCGGAAGGCAGCGTCAATGCACGGGTGGTGGAGCGGCTGCGGGTGATTGCCGAGATGATCAGCGAGGATGATCTCAAGGAAGCCGAGAAGGAGGCTGCCGAGCAGGCGCTGGTCGAGGTCAAGCCGTCCTGA
- a CDS encoding polyprenyl synthetase family protein: MQPQAFYRAVADDFSAVDGIIKKQLTSRVPLVSKIGDYITSAGGKRLRPLLVLLCGKALGREGDDLRLLAATIEFLHTATLLHDDVVDMSGMRRGRSTANAMWGNAPSVLVGDFLYSRSFEMMVELGSMPVMKILSQATRIIAEGEVLQLSKVRDASTTEETYMEVIRGKTAMLFEASTHSAAALCAATPEQAEALRTFGDHLGVAFQLVDDLLDYKGDAETLGKNVGDDLAEGKPTLPLIYTMREGTPEQAALVRQAIQKGGIEDLESIRVAVEASGSLQYTAQLARDYVARAIACLEALPASEYRDALVELSEFAVARTH; the protein is encoded by the coding sequence ATGCAACCCCAAGCTTTCTACCGCGCGGTGGCGGACGATTTTAGCGCCGTCGACGGCATCATCAAGAAGCAGCTGACTTCCCGGGTGCCACTGGTCTCGAAAATCGGTGACTACATCACCTCGGCCGGCGGCAAGCGCCTGCGTCCTTTATTGGTGCTGCTGTGTGGCAAGGCCCTCGGCCGTGAAGGCGACGACCTGCGCCTGCTGGCGGCGACCATCGAGTTCCTGCACACCGCGACCCTGCTGCACGACGACGTGGTCGACATGTCCGGCATGCGCCGCGGCCGTTCCACCGCCAACGCCATGTGGGGTAACGCGCCCAGCGTGCTGGTCGGCGACTTCCTCTATTCGCGCTCCTTCGAGATGATGGTCGAACTCGGCTCGATGCCGGTGATGAAGATCCTCTCCCAGGCCACCCGTATCATCGCCGAAGGCGAAGTGTTGCAACTGTCCAAGGTTCGCGACGCCAGCACCACCGAGGAAACCTACATGGAGGTCATCCGCGGCAAGACCGCGATGCTCTTCGAGGCCTCGACCCACAGCGCCGCCGCCTTGTGCGCAGCGACGCCGGAACAGGCCGAAGCCCTGCGTACCTTCGGTGACCACCTGGGCGTGGCCTTCCAACTGGTCGACGACCTGCTGGACTACAAGGGCGATGCCGAAACCCTGGGCAAGAACGTCGGCGACGACCTGGCCGAAGGCAAGCCAACCCTGCCGCTGATCTACACCATGCGTGAAGGTACGCCGGAACAGGCCGCCCTGGTACGCCAGGCGATCCAGAAAGGCGGGATCGAGGACCTGGAAAGCATCCGCGTCGCCGTGGAAGCCTCAGGTTCGCTGCAGTACACCGCGCAACTGGCCCGTGACTACGTGGCTCGCGCCATTGCCTGCCTGGAGGCGCTGCCGGCCAGCGAGTACCGTGATGCTCTGGTCGAACTGAGCGAATTCGCCGTCGCCCGCACCCACTAA
- a CDS encoding zinc ribbon domain-containing protein YjdM — MSTLPPCPKCNSEFTYEDGVQLVCPECAHEWSASGEAEAASDDSVKKDSVGNILQDGDTITVIKDLKVKGTSLVVKVGTKVKNIRLCDGDHDIDCKIDGIGPMKLKSEFVRKA, encoded by the coding sequence GTGAGCACGTTGCCACCCTGCCCCAAATGCAATTCCGAATTCACCTACGAAGACGGCGTCCAGCTGGTCTGCCCGGAGTGCGCCCATGAGTGGTCCGCCAGCGGCGAGGCCGAAGCGGCCTCCGACGACAGCGTGAAGAAGGATTCCGTGGGCAATATCCTTCAGGACGGCGACACCATCACCGTGATCAAGGACCTCAAGGTCAAGGGCACCTCGCTGGTGGTCAAGGTCGGCACCAAGGTCAAGAACATCCGCCTGTGCGACGGCGATCACGATATCGACTGCAAGATCGACGGCATCGGCCCGATGAAGCTGAAATCGGAATTCGTCAGGAAAGCCTGA
- a CDS encoding PA4570 family protein codes for MTYLIDAWLDRPHPYLRILHRETGEVCAVLEEEALHELQDQGDLDVSGLSSSEPLVLKELVRNLFLFCYARALRPTVDIHSKLQM; via the coding sequence ATGACTTATTTGATCGATGCCTGGCTGGACCGCCCACACCCTTACCTGCGTATCCTGCATCGGGAAACGGGTGAAGTCTGTGCGGTGCTTGAGGAAGAGGCGCTGCATGAACTGCAGGACCAGGGTGACCTGGATGTCAGCGGACTGAGCTCCAGCGAACCGCTGGTGCTCAAGGAACTGGTGCGCAACCTGTTCCTGTTCTGTTACGCCCGGGCATTGCGCCCGACGGTAGATATCCACAGCAAGCTGCAGATGTGA
- the rplU gene encoding 50S ribosomal protein L21, producing the protein MSYAVIVTGGKQYKVAPGEYLKIEKLEVATGESVTFDRVLLVANGDDVNIGAPVVAGATVSAEVISQGRHDKVRIIKFRRRKHHMKRMGHRQWYTEIKITGIQA; encoded by the coding sequence ATGTCTTACGCAGTAATCGTTACCGGCGGCAAGCAGTACAAAGTCGCTCCAGGTGAATACCTGAAGATTGAAAAGCTGGAAGTCGCCACTGGCGAATCCGTTACCTTTGATCGCGTTCTGTTGGTTGCCAATGGCGACGACGTGAACATCGGTGCTCCAGTCGTTGCTGGCGCTACCGTTTCGGCTGAAGTGATTTCCCAAGGCCGTCACGACAAAGTCCGCATCATCAAGTTCCGCCGTCGTAAGCACCACATGAAGCGCATGGGTCACCGTCAGTGGTACACCGAGATCAAAATCACCGGTATTCAGGCTTAA
- a CDS encoding CreA family protein, with protein sequence MGLAKGLFGLLLALPLLASAEEIGQVSTVFKFVGPNDRIVVEAFDDPKVEGVTCYLSRAKTGGLKGGLGLAEDRAEASIACRQVGPIRFSGELKDGEEVFKERTSLVFKTMQVVRFLDKKRNTLVYLVYSDRLIEGSPQNAVTAIPILPWPNR encoded by the coding sequence ATGGGTTTGGCGAAGGGGTTGTTCGGCTTGCTGCTGGCGTTGCCGCTGCTGGCGTCGGCCGAGGAAATCGGTCAGGTGTCGACGGTGTTCAAGTTCGTCGGGCCGAATGACCGGATCGTGGTCGAGGCGTTCGATGATCCGAAGGTCGAGGGTGTGACCTGTTATCTGTCACGGGCCAAGACCGGTGGCCTGAAGGGTGGCCTGGGCTTGGCGGAGGATCGTGCCGAGGCCTCGATCGCCTGTCGCCAGGTCGGGCCGATCCGCTTCAGTGGTGAGCTCAAGGATGGTGAGGAGGTTTTCAAGGAGCGCACCTCGCTGGTATTCAAGACCATGCAGGTGGTGCGGTTCCTCGACAAGAAGCGCAATACCCTGGTGTACCTGGTCTACAGCGATCGCTTGATCGAGGGTAGTCCGCAGAATGCGGTGACCGCGATCCCTATCCTGCCTTGGCCGAACCGGTAG
- the proB gene encoding glutamate 5-kinase, giving the protein MRSKVTGAQRWVVKIGSALLTADGKGLDRTAMGVWVEQMVALHEAGVELVLVSSGAVAAGMSRLGWTARPSAMHELQAAAAIGQMGLVQAWESSFAEHGRHTAQILLTHDDLSDRKRYLNARSTLRTLVELKVIPVINENDTVVTDEIRFGDNDTLAALVANLVEADLLVILTDRDGMFDADPRNNPDAQLIYEARADDPALDAVAGGTGGALGRGGMQTKLRAARLAARSGAHTIIVGGRLERVLDRLKAGERIGTLLSPERGMLAARKQWLAGHLQTRGTLVLDEGAVNALARDHKSLLPVGVKLVQGSFRRGEMVVCVAPDGREVARGLANYSALEAQKIIGQSSDAIVGLLGYMAEPELVHRDNLILV; this is encoded by the coding sequence ATGCGGAGCAAGGTGACAGGTGCGCAGCGTTGGGTCGTGAAGATCGGCAGCGCACTGCTGACGGCGGACGGCAAGGGCCTGGATCGCACGGCAATGGGTGTCTGGGTTGAGCAGATGGTGGCTTTGCACGAGGCTGGCGTGGAGCTGGTGCTGGTGTCGTCCGGCGCGGTGGCGGCGGGCATGAGCCGGCTTGGCTGGACGGCCCGACCGAGTGCCATGCATGAGTTGCAGGCGGCAGCGGCGATCGGCCAGATGGGGCTGGTTCAGGCCTGGGAGTCGAGCTTTGCCGAGCATGGTCGCCATACCGCGCAGATCTTGCTGACCCACGACGACCTGTCCGACCGCAAGCGTTACCTGAACGCGCGTAGCACCTTGCGTACGCTGGTCGAGCTCAAGGTCATTCCGGTGATCAACGAGAACGACACCGTGGTGACTGACGAGATCCGTTTTGGTGACAACGACACCCTGGCGGCGCTGGTGGCCAACCTGGTGGAGGCCGACTTGCTGGTGATTCTGACGGATCGCGACGGCATGTTCGATGCCGACCCGCGCAACAATCCCGATGCCCAGTTGATCTATGAGGCGCGTGCCGATGATCCGGCGCTGGATGCGGTGGCGGGCGGTACCGGGGGTGCGCTGGGGCGTGGTGGCATGCAGACCAAGCTGCGTGCGGCGCGGCTGGCGGCGCGTTCCGGGGCGCACACGATCATCGTGGGCGGGCGGTTGGAACGGGTGCTCGATCGCCTCAAGGCGGGCGAGCGCATCGGTACCTTGTTGTCGCCGGAGCGCGGCATGCTGGCGGCGCGCAAGCAGTGGTTGGCGGGGCACCTGCAGACCCGTGGCACCCTGGTGCTCGACGAGGGTGCGGTGAATGCGCTGGCGCGAGATCACAAGAGCCTGCTGCCGGTCGGCGTCAAGCTGGTCCAGGGTAGCTTCCGACGCGGCGAGATGGTGGTGTGCGTGGCGCCGGATGGCCGTGAGGTCGCTCGCGGGCTGGCCAACTACAGTGCGCTCGAGGCGCAGAAGATCATTGGTCAGTCATCGGATGCCATTGTCGGCCTGCTGGGCTACATGGCGGAGCCGGAGCTGGTTCATCGCGACAATCTTATTCTGGTGTGA
- the cgtA gene encoding Obg family GTPase CgtA has protein sequence MKFVDEVSIRVKAGDGGNGCMSFRREKFIEKGGPNGGDGGDGGSVYMIADENLNTLVDYRYTRHFEAERGSNGGSTDCTGKKGDDLDLRVPVGTTVIDSATQEVIGDLVKHGQRLLVAHGGWHGLGNTRFKSSTNRAPRQTTPGKPGEQRDLKLEMKVLADVGLLGLPNAGKSTFIRSVSAARPKVADYPFTTLVPNLGVVSVDRWKSFVIADIPGLIEGASDGAGLGIRFLKHLARTRLLLHLVDMAPLDESSAADAAEVIVNELARFSPSLVERDRWLVLNKCDQILEEEHEERVKEVVERLQWTGPVYVISAIASEGTERLTRDIMRYLEDRLDRLASDPAYADELRELDQRIEDEARAQLQALDDQRALRRSGVKSVHDIGDDDWDEEDVDDEDGPEIIYVRD, from the coding sequence ATGAAGTTTGTTGATGAAGTATCGATTCGGGTAAAGGCCGGCGACGGCGGCAACGGTTGCATGAGCTTCCGTCGGGAAAAGTTCATCGAGAAGGGTGGTCCCAACGGCGGTGACGGTGGTGATGGTGGTTCGGTCTACATGATCGCCGACGAAAACCTCAACACCCTGGTGGACTACCGCTATACCCGGCATTTCGAGGCTGAGCGTGGTTCGAATGGTGGTAGCACCGACTGCACCGGCAAGAAGGGTGATGACCTGGACCTGCGCGTGCCGGTCGGCACCACCGTCATCGATTCCGCGACCCAGGAAGTGATTGGTGACCTGGTCAAGCATGGCCAGCGTTTGCTGGTGGCTCATGGCGGCTGGCATGGGCTGGGTAACACCCGCTTCAAGTCCAGTACCAACCGTGCGCCACGCCAGACCACGCCGGGCAAGCCGGGTGAGCAGCGTGATCTCAAGTTGGAAATGAAAGTGCTGGCTGACGTCGGGCTGCTGGGCTTGCCGAACGCTGGCAAGAGCACCTTCATTCGCTCGGTTTCCGCCGCTCGTCCGAAAGTGGCGGACTATCCGTTCACCACGCTGGTGCCGAACCTGGGTGTGGTCAGTGTCGATCGCTGGAAAAGCTTCGTCATCGCCGACATTCCGGGGCTGATCGAAGGGGCTTCGGATGGTGCTGGCCTGGGGATTCGCTTCCTCAAGCACCTGGCGCGTACTCGCCTGCTGCTGCACCTCGTCGACATGGCGCCGCTGGATGAAAGCAGTGCCGCGGATGCCGCCGAGGTGATCGTCAATGAGTTGGCGCGCTTCAGTCCATCGCTGGTCGAGCGCGACCGCTGGCTGGTGCTGAACAAGTGTGACCAGATCCTTGAGGAAGAGCATGAGGAGCGGGTCAAGGAAGTGGTCGAGCGCCTGCAGTGGACCGGTCCGGTCTATGTGATCTCGGCGATCGCCAGTGAGGGCACCGAGCGCCTGACGCGCGACATCATGCGTTACCTGGAGGATCGTCTCGATCGCCTGGCCAGCGACCCGGCCTATGCCGACGAGTTGCGCGAGCTCGACCAGCGGATCGAGGACGAGGCGCGGGCCCAGTTGCAGGCGCTGGATGACCAGCGTGCCTTGCGTCGCAGTGGCGTCAAGAGCGTCCATGACATCGGTGACGATGATTGGGATGAAGAAGACGTCGACGATGAAGATGGCCCGGAAATCATTTACGTCCGCGACTGA
- a CDS encoding FKBP-type peptidyl-prolyl cis-trans isomerase, translating to MSEVNLSTDETRVSYGIGRQLGDQLRDNPPPGVSLDAILAGLTDAFNGQPSRVGQEELSASFKVIREIMQAEAAAKAEAAAGAGLAFLAENAKREGITTLASGLQFEVLTQGDGAKPTREDTVRTHYHGTLIDGSVFDSSYERGQPAEFPVGGVIAGWTEALQLMNAGSKWRLYVPSELAYGAQGVGSIPPHSVLVFDVELLAVL from the coding sequence ATGTCCGAAGTAAATCTGTCCACCGACGAAACCCGCGTCAGCTACGGTATCGGCCGTCAGCTGGGCGACCAGCTGCGCGACAACCCGCCACCTGGCGTGAGCCTGGACGCGATCCTGGCCGGCCTGACCGACGCCTTCAACGGCCAGCCAAGCCGTGTGGGCCAGGAAGAGCTGTCCGCCAGCTTCAAGGTCATCCGTGAAATCATGCAGGCCGAAGCGGCTGCCAAGGCTGAAGCCGCGGCCGGTGCCGGCCTGGCATTCCTGGCTGAAAACGCCAAGCGCGAAGGCATCACTACCCTGGCTTCGGGCCTGCAGTTCGAAGTGCTGACTCAAGGTGACGGCGCCAAGCCGACCCGTGAAGACACCGTGCGCACTCACTACCACGGCACCCTGATCGACGGTAGCGTGTTCGACAGCTCCTACGAGCGTGGCCAGCCAGCCGAGTTCCCGGTCGGTGGCGTGATCGCCGGTTGGACCGAAGCGCTGCAACTGATGAACGCCGGCAGCAAGTGGCGCCTGTACGTACCGAGCGAGCTGGCCTATGGCGCCCAGGGCGTTGGCAGCATCCCGCCGCACAGCGTGCTGGTATTCGACGTCGAGCTGTTGGCCGTCCTGTAA
- a CDS encoding TIGR00645 family protein, whose amino-acid sequence MERFIENAMYASRWLLAPIYFGLSLGLLALALKFFQEVFHVIPNVFSMAESELILVLLSMIDMALVGGLLVMVMMSGYENFVSQLDISDDKEKLSWLGKMDSTSLKMKVAASIVAISSIHLLRVFMDAKNVDPVHLQWYVIIHMTFVISAFAMGYLDKLTKH is encoded by the coding sequence ATGGAACGGTTTATCGAAAATGCGATGTATGCGTCGCGCTGGCTGCTGGCGCCGATCTATTTCGGCTTGTCCCTGGGGTTGCTGGCCCTGGCCCTGAAGTTCTTCCAGGAAGTGTTTCACGTTATCCCCAACGTGTTTTCCATGGCCGAATCCGAGCTGATCCTGGTGCTGCTGTCGATGATCGACATGGCGCTGGTGGGCGGGCTGCTGGTGATGGTGATGATGTCGGGCTACGAGAACTTCGTTTCCCAGCTGGATATCTCCGACGACAAGGAAAAGCTCAGCTGGCTGGGCAAGATGGATTCCACCTCGTTGAAGATGAAAGTGGCGGCGTCCATCGTGGCCATCTCCTCGATCCATCTGCTGCGCGTGTTCATGGATGCCAAGAACGTCGATCCGGTGCATCTGCAGTGGTACGTGATCATTCACATGACGTTCGTGATCTCCGCGTTCGCCATGGGGTATCTGGACAAGCTGACCAAGCATTGA
- the rpmA gene encoding 50S ribosomal protein L27 produces the protein MAHKKAGGSTRNGRDSEAKRLGVKMYGGQAIKAGNIIVRQRGTQFHAGYGVGMGKDHTLFAKVEGVIKFEVKGAFGRRYVSVVAA, from the coding sequence ATGGCACACAAAAAAGCTGGTGGTAGTACCCGTAACGGTCGCGACTCAGAAGCCAAACGACTTGGCGTGAAGATGTACGGCGGCCAGGCTATCAAAGCGGGCAACATCATCGTGCGTCAGCGCGGCACCCAATTCCACGCCGGTTACGGTGTTGGCATGGGCAAGGATCACACCCTGTTCGCTAAAGTCGAAGGCGTGATCAAGTTCGAAGTAAAAGGCGCCTTCGGTCGTCGTTACGTGAGCGTCGTCGCAGCTTAA
- the rpsT gene encoding 30S ribosomal protein S20, with protein MANSPSAKKRAKQAEKRRSHNASLRSMVRTYIKNVVKAIDAKDAAKAQAAYVLAVPVIDRMADKGIIHKNKAARHKSRLNGHIKALAVAA; from the coding sequence GTGGCCAACTCACCTTCCGCCAAAAAACGTGCTAAACAGGCTGAGAAGCGTCGCAGCCACAACGCCAGCCTGCGTTCCATGGTTCGTACCTACATCAAGAACGTAGTGAAAGCCATCGACGCAAAAGACGCAGCCAAAGCACAAGCCGCCTACGTTCTGGCAGTGCCTGTTATCGACCGCATGGCCGACAAGGGCATCATCCACAAGAACAAGGCCGCTCGTCATAAGAGCCGTCTGAATGGCCACATCAAGGCCCTGGCTGTTGCTGCCTAA